A stretch of DNA from Arachis hypogaea cultivar Tifrunner chromosome 19, arahy.Tifrunner.gnm2.J5K5, whole genome shotgun sequence:
TATGCCCTTATTAATATACTATTGataataatatttgattttatgacttcaattagaattattttcgGATGATAAAGTttattttgatgttatttttttcacataaaaataatatattgattttgattatttttattttaccaataCTAGGGAAGGTTGTAGTTCAGAATGTAATAGATTGTACCAAAATCATGATCAATCCTGATATTCCAGAGGCTGTATGTTTTATTACTAGGTAAGCATGAATTTTTCTTCTAATTGGTGTTATGTATTTTGTGTATATTGACATTAATGTTGGTATTTAGTAACCTTTTTTGTGACTATAAAATATGTAGATTGGATCCTTCGGAGTCATATTTCATTGACTCTATCACCCTTGGTAATGGATTTATTGTTGCTGATGTCGATGATGATTTTGTCAATCTCTCTATGAATAGGAGTATTAAGGAATTAAGAGAAAATGATGCGGTTAGTGGAACTTAATTTGTCATTTTTAGGATTGTTGTAAACTATGTGTAACTTTGCTTATTATAGTTGTCTTTCtttgaaattttgtttttgtGTTGCTCATCATTGTAATTATTTCTAATTCAATATTTGTGATATAGGATGGTTTCTTCAATATTGTTGCTAAGATTAAAAGTATATGCAACAATTTTGATTGGTGGTACTACTCATGTGTCTGTGGTTATCCTTTGGAGCTTTTTAGAAATCATTTCAGTTGTTCCGAATGTGGAAGGAAAATAAAGAATGCTGTGAAGAAGTATGCCCGATTTACTTCTAAGAAATATCatgttatataatttatatgtGAAATTAGTTCATTGTTAAAAgatcttataattattttatgtctTAATTTAGGTACAAGGTTTTAGTAGATGTTGAGGATGCTACTGGAAGTGCTAGATTTGTTTTGTATGACCGTCCTGCAACGCTCTTATTCAGGAAAAAGCTCATTGAGGTTCTTCGGGATTTTGATACTGAGCACTCGGTATAGATATATATTTCATAATACCAAAACacatattttatactttttcatTTATTAATGATATTTGGTCTTTTGAGTGACATTCATTTATTTTGGTTgacttcatttttattttatacttttctgGTTAATTGTAGGTTGTGTATGCAACCCCTTATCCACCATTCTTTGATGATGTAATTGGAAAGGAAGTTGTGTTTAAAGTAGACcgaaaaaaagttgaaaatagaCCAGATGTTGGGACATTTAAAGTAGTCAACTGTTCTGATGATCATGTGATTGTTAACAAATTTAAGACAGATCCTGTTTCCAGTGTTAGTAGTTCCATTCCATACTTTTACTTTGGACTTTGTTTACCGTGAATTGATCTTTTGTTCTTTCAAAGACATATAGTTACcatgctttttttgtttttccttttttatttctaTCTTGATCAATTAACattttgtgtagagacttctccCACCAACTGTATTTTCACCGATTTATGAGGATGTCATTCAAAATCCGCAGCCTCATGATGAAATATCATCTCTTGGTAGTAGAATCTCAGTTACTTCTGACAATATGGAATCTATTGAAGTTGATATGGAGGCTTTGGGTGCTGCATATAACCTTACAAAGCCGGTACAAAATAGTTTAGATTGattttgtataaatataaatgatattaaGCATGCTGTTTGGattcaatttaattaattttctcatgTTTCTTTCGTTTCTTTTGGATCATAAAATTCAACAAATTGTAGGATCCTTGTGTTCTGTTGGCTGGTACAATTACATCTATCTCTAATGATAAGAATTGGTGGTACTCAGTTTGTTTGTGTGGTGAAAAAATAGATGCCGACCAATCTAAGCTCTTTTGTCACCTTTGCTTGACACATTGTTCTGATGGAGTTTTGAGGTTATCTTTTGAACtatgttcatttttatttatatattgtttaattagtagatttttgggttatttttggattattttaaaatatctttactGTTATTTTGTTATTGTAGATACAAAGTAAAAGTTTATGTTAATCACGCTGGTGGTTGCAATGCATTAATTCTCCATGATGGAGATGTGCAGCACTTAATGGGGCGAAAATGTTCTGAGGTTTTAAGAGATGATAACTCCTTTATCTTGGTTAGCTTCTTCACGAGTTACTTCTGAATgagattaatttattatctatttGTTACATTGATGcgtataatttatctaaaaattgtGAACTATTCAGATATGGATTTTGATAACAACTCATTTATTTCATATAGTGCTATAAGTAATATTGAGAATTTGTATTTTTTCCTGCTAATATTGAAATAAAATTAGTGAGGAGTTTATTCTTATCTATGTTATTATACTCCACTTGAATTTTAGTTGGATATGTTTAACATTTAGTTGTTTACTGTTTGTAATCTAAAACTGATGAGTGAGTTGTTTCTCTTGAAATTGGTAATGTATTTAGGAGTTGGTtgtgtgtgtgtattttttttttgttagtggtatttttatttttaaaaacttttatgtCTTGCAGGTCACATTCTTAACTTTATTAGAAAACAAgacatttaattttaatttcatttatgaTGCTAAGTTAGTTTCTAAtctttgaattattgatgttgtatttattattggagatttaattcaataaattaataatgttgatgttctgctttttttttttttcaccatgTTCTCTAGACTGGAACTCCTTATCTCTTATATTTCTACCTGTTAAATGATATATCTTTATtcatttaatgtaaaaaaaaaatgttgtagttaaaagtaaaaaattctgTAAAATTCTCTCTGGTGTGATATCAATTGATGATTTCCTTAATTTGTATCTTAAAGATACGTCATGTGTATTGTTACTACTCTTTAATTTGTTCTCTTTCTGTGTCTTTGATTTTTTGGGTttgatattctattcttttttttctctgtATATTCAGATACTGACTTCTTTATTCTTCTATTGTCAGAATGAAGAATTTCACTTGGATGCATCTGATTTTTTGTACAAATTGATAGGAAAAAAATTGGTATTCATGGTTGATCCTCAACCCGTTGAGAGTGACACAATATGCCATGCGTATAATGTTTTTAAAGTTTCTACACATGAGTTTATGTTAAAGCTGATTGAACGTGTTGAGAATCGTGCTTTGAATACggttagtttagttttctctattGACTtccaagatattttttaataagtgTTTGTTCACTTTTTTACTATTATGCGTAACAATGATATTGTCTTCTTTATCAAAACATGTATAATTAGTGTGCTATTGTTTCGGCCtcaaatgtggcttctattgaAGACACTGTTGCACATATTTCTGGTTCAGTATTACCTGATGTAAGTTTTCATCTCTGTGTTGTATTTCCGATCATTATTCCTTGATATCGTGTTTTTGTAGGACTGATTTTTTATTGCTTAAGTATTTCGTCTTTTATTAAATTTCAGTAAATTTAACAGATTTCATTTTTGTTGTCTTATTTCTTAGCACAAATCTGTTCGTGTGGTAAATGAAATTGTTTGCAACAAGAGATTGGCATCCCCATACCGTGATGTACCAAGATCTACAAAGCAAAAACTTGAAGATGCCTTTTCTAGGAGTATAGATGAAACTTGGAATGATAATGAGGAGACATCATCATCTATGAATATTTAAGATCATATTCAGTTGTTGCTAATGTGATTTGCCTAGAATGTTTAGTTACAATGTGTGATTTAGTTTCTTTGTGTTAAAGATATGGTGTTGTAGTTTTCTTGAATTGGGTTGTTGTGAGTTGGTTGGACTTACACATTCTGTTAACATTTTACTTGCTGAAGTTCTAAATTCAAATGTTTCCTTTTATTTGAGTAACCTACAATTTCAGTTGTAACTTTATTAGTAAATAGTAGAGTTTGTGTTCTAATTAAGAATTTTTAGTATATTACTTGCGGAATTGATGCATGCATTTCTAACAGGTGGTTTGGGAGACGCAGTTCTCCCAAAGAATTAAGGTAAATATTTTGTCCTTTTTCTTTGGTCTTATATCAACTATATCTGATCATTTGTAATTTATTAGGATTTTTTTGGATATCTTTCCTGTATATAtgaattaactattattttttcctttttatattgGTATCCGAGTACACTGATTTCAAAGTGTTGTTTGCGGTGGAGTTACTGCAATTGATGGAGTTGGTTGTGTTAGGAAAATTACTTGCATTTGAGATCTTAGGTTAATAAATTAGCGACTTGCGTGTGTAtgaaattttctttaattatatttgttttggttgttatttatgtttatcttcttaattgtgttgtttatatttttaagttgTATTTGTTGTTCCATAATTTATGAAGTTGAATAAGATACAATGTTCTATGAGATAAGATTTCTATAGCCAATTCTAAGATGTGCTCATCaaaattaatgttttgaaaagCAACGATACTTATGCAAATTATGAAGAGTTAGGAAAAAGTACTTATGTATTGAATGGTTATAGAGTAAATAAATCTGTTACATTTAGTTAAGAATTGAACAACAAAAGTACTTTTTATCAACGTAAAAAGTGACAATCCAAGAACACTAAAAAAACAAATCCAAAAGAAGGAACCGAAATTTTCAACCCGTGCGTGGCACGGGTCTTCTGCTAGTAATCATGCTAAAAGAGATCGATTTCGGTTAACAGAACCGCATTCTCTCTTTCATGAAGAATTCTTCTCTCATATGGAGTGTTTTCCTGGATTAACAGCTTCGTGCTTACTCGTTTGTTATTCACCCCTTTGCGCATACTTTTCTCTttagcttctttttctttttcacaataCTACATATGGTCTGCCAAAAGGAGCAATCTATCGACGGCAAAGTTATTTCCATCAACCCTGATGAGGACGACAGTTTTGCTGcagaaaattttaatttggtaGGAAAAATTCTGTCGGACAAAGAAGTTAGTTTCAACACCTGCAGAGTAGTTCTTCTAGGTATTTGGGGCCATCCGGAAGGAGTAGCCATTTCTGATGTTGGCAGAAACAAACTGTTCATCAGCTTTAAGGACGTGCGAAAAGGGATCCAAATACGGAATGGAGGGCCCTGGA
This window harbors:
- the LOC140182385 gene encoding uncharacterized protein: MVCQKEQSIDGKVISINPDEDDSFAAENFNLVGKILSDKEVSFNTCRVVLLGIWGHPEGVAISDVGRNKLFISFKDVRKGIQIRNGGPWSVRGHLLNLQIWNGRESVYEVDHRYMELWVQIHGLPLNYITRKTTEIIGKKLGTVMETENPRLNDTLQRTFLRVRVTMNITKPLPTGF